The following are encoded in a window of Chloroflexota bacterium genomic DNA:
- a CDS encoding trypsin-like peptidase domain-containing protein: MKRPRFALGFALAGALAVLCLAACGPSEEEVDAKIATAVADLSPAANRATATPVVFPTPLPTATPIALPTPLPTATPIALPTPRPTATPIVLPTPAPTATPVTFPTPLPTATPVVFPTPLPTATPFAGNTVDELDAAAVYQQVAGSVLYIETPDGTGTGWAVSGGLIVTNQHVVGEEEAVTVRHAFLPPFRAEVVFTDAVIDVAFISYNPDTTALDPLPTRLVNGDSLGETLLVMGYSSVGVQEDGTVGGAAIKRGVLSQIVSFGEQGGRRLRIDAAVDPGDSGGPVLDGQGHVVGMSKGVVEVDETGRRVVGIFYAVHMEEIEGLLAEYEAGATPP, from the coding sequence GTGAAGCGGCCTCGATTCGCGCTGGGCTTCGCGCTTGCGGGCGCCCTCGCCGTCTTGTGTCTCGCGGCGTGCGGGCCCTCGGAGGAAGAAGTAGACGCGAAGATAGCTACAGCGGTCGCCGACCTGTCGCCGGCGGCGAACCGGGCGACGGCGACGCCGGTCGTGTTTCCGACGCCGCTGCCGACGGCGACACCGATCGCGCTCCCGACGCCGTTGCCGACTGCGACGCCCATCGCGCTGCCGACGCCACGGCCGACTGCGACGCCCATCGTGCTGCCGACACCAGCGCCGACGGCGACGCCCGTGACCTTCCCGACGCCGCTTCCCACCGCGACGCCAGTGGTGTTTCCGACGCCGCTGCCGACGGCGACCCCTTTTGCGGGCAACACGGTCGATGAGCTTGACGCCGCCGCGGTGTATCAGCAAGTTGCGGGCTCTGTGCTGTACATCGAGACGCCTGACGGAACGGGGACGGGGTGGGCAGTTAGCGGGGGGCTCATCGTGACGAACCAGCACGTGGTCGGCGAGGAGGAGGCCGTGACAGTGCGCCACGCGTTCCTCCCGCCATTCCGAGCTGAGGTCGTCTTCACGGACGCGGTCATTGACGTGGCGTTTATCTCCTACAACCCGGATACGACCGCACTCGATCCGCTGCCGACGCGCCTCGTGAACGGCGACAGCCTTGGCGAGACGCTGCTGGTCATGGGCTACTCCTCAGTCGGCGTGCAGGAAGACGGCACCGTAGGCGGCGCGGCGATCAAACGGGGCGTGCTCTCGCAGATCGTAAGCTTCGGTGAGCAGGGCGGGCGACGGCTGCGCATCGACGCAGCGGTGGACCCGGGCGACAGCGGCGGGCCAGTGCTGGACGGGCAGGGGCACGTCGTGGGGATGAGCAAGGGCGTGGTGGAAGTGGACGAGACGGGGCGGCGCGTCGTGGGGATCTTCTACGCCGTGCACATGGAGGAGATCGAGGGGCTGCTGGCCGAGTACGAAGCGGGGGCTACTCCGCCGTAA
- a CDS encoding formyltransferase family protein — protein sequence MLRLGWFSTGRGEGSRGLYTCVKDAIDRGELRAEIAFVFCNREPGEHEGSDGFMELARSHGIPVVALSSQRFRRERGAARFADVREAYDDAVMALLAEHSADYNVTAGYGLIFGAEMVRSRPALNPHPAAPDGPVGTWQQVIWQLIETRATESGAFVHLATEELDRGPVIAYVTFPIRGAGFDELWPEAEAQTVAELQSKHGEELPLMQAIRRQGVLRERPLLLEALKAVAEGRVRVEGSAVVDGAGRPAGPLCLNIEVERAVAATEQPAPGPQE from the coding sequence ATGCTGCGTCTTGGGTGGTTCAGCACCGGCAGGGGAGAGGGATCGCGGGGGCTGTACACCTGCGTGAAGGACGCCATCGACCGGGGGGAGCTGCGGGCCGAGATCGCATTCGTCTTCTGCAACCGGGAGCCGGGGGAGCACGAGGGCAGCGACGGCTTCATGGAGTTGGCGCGGTCGCACGGCATTCCCGTCGTGGCACTGTCATCGCAGCGGTTCCGACGGGAGCGGGGCGCGGCTCGCTTCGCGGACGTGCGGGAGGCGTACGACGACGCGGTGATGGCGCTGCTTGCGGAGCACTCGGCGGACTACAACGTGACGGCGGGCTACGGGCTGATCTTCGGGGCGGAGATGGTGCGGAGCCGACCGGCGCTGAACCCGCACCCCGCGGCGCCGGACGGGCCGGTCGGGACGTGGCAGCAGGTAATCTGGCAACTCATCGAGACACGGGCGACGGAGTCGGGGGCGTTTGTGCACCTCGCGACGGAGGAGCTCGACCGGGGGCCAGTCATTGCGTACGTCACCTTTCCGATACGCGGCGCGGGATTCGACGAGCTGTGGCCGGAGGCGGAAGCGCAGACTGTCGCAGAACTGCAGTCGAAGCACGGGGAGGAGTTGCCCCTGATGCAGGCGATCCGGCGGCAGGGCGTGCTTCGAGAGCGGCCGCTGCTGCTGGAGGCGCTGAAAGCGGTGGCCGAGGGGAGGGTCCGCGTAGAGGGAAGCGCCGTTGTGGACGGGGCAGGCAGGCCGGCGGGGCCGCTTTGCCTGAACATCGAGGTGGAGCGGGCCGTCGCGGCCACGGAGCAACCGGCGCCGGGGCCGCAGGAGTGA